One region of Lebetimonas natsushimae genomic DNA includes:
- a CDS encoding O-antigen ligase family protein, with the protein MKLLLWKPLFFLLLIIIFQIISFLWSTDLKLGLHNILIFLIFLIIMTSTYEIAKSYPKRILYVLIIYFIFLLIEVILVIIFRIYPLIELDFLHSNIAKIFINPNTIHGLFNGIRNNVFDPNKAGGFFVNANVAAAFLGINALICYSFFKIYNNNLLKIITFFLIIGVFFTGSKAGIILILSLLFLSFIIFYFLNKILTLQKIIYILFFINIIYLLIIFWGYNFLQSDFVKKTMSTTEIRLLIWKYGIEQFLQHPIIGLGFGGWQENFKIYALKMGIGTGFPPHNTLLYLWAQSGIFVVIFALLFIFYIIKFGLILIKSSIKELQGLGIAILGAFGWTFIHGMGTNFGLIGEIHMEIILATLLGYSLARLKFYQKKVIYENEYNNL; encoded by the coding sequence ATGAAACTATTATTATGGAAACCTTTATTTTTTTTATTATTAATTATTATTTTTCAAATAATTAGTTTTTTATGGTCAACAGATTTAAAATTAGGTTTACATAATATATTAATTTTTTTAATATTTTTAATTATTATGACCTCAACGTATGAAATTGCTAAAAGTTATCCTAAAAGAATTTTGTATGTTTTAATAATTTATTTTATTTTTTTATTAATTGAAGTGATTTTAGTAATAATTTTTCGTATATATCCATTAATTGAATTAGATTTTCTACATTCAAATATAGCAAAAATATTTATTAATCCTAATACTATACATGGTTTATTTAATGGTATAAGGAATAATGTATTTGATCCAAATAAAGCAGGAGGTTTTTTCGTAAATGCAAATGTAGCTGCTGCATTTTTAGGTATAAATGCGTTAATTTGTTATTCTTTTTTTAAAATTTATAATAATAATTTATTAAAAATAATAACTTTTTTTTTAATAATTGGAGTTTTTTTTACTGGTTCTAAAGCTGGAATAATTTTGATATTATCGTTACTTTTTTTATCTTTTATAATATTTTATTTTTTAAATAAAATATTAACTTTACAAAAAATAATTTATATTTTATTTTTTATTAATATCATTTATTTATTAATTATTTTTTGGGGATATAATTTTTTACAAAGTGATTTTGTAAAAAAAACAATGAGTACCACAGAAATTCGATTATTAATTTGGAAATATGGCATAGAACAATTTTTACAACATCCAATAATTGGATTAGGATTTGGGGGTTGGCAAGAAAATTTTAAAATTTATGCATTGAAAATGGGTATAGGAACAGGTTTCCCACCTCATAATACATTACTTTATTTATGGGCACAAAGTGGAATTTTTGTAGTAATTTTTGCCTTATTGTTTATATTTTATATAATAAAATTTGGACTTATTTTAATTAAATCTTCAATTAAAGAACTACAAGGATTAGGAATAGCTATATTAGGTGCGTTTGGATGGACATTTATTCATGGAATGGGTACTAATTTTGGATTAATAGGTGAAATTCATATGGAGATTATTTTAGCTACATTGCTTGGTTATTCTTTAGCAAGATTAAAATTCTATCAAAAAAAGGTTATTTATGAAAATGAATATAATAATTTATAG